The following coding sequences lie in one Dysgonomonas mossii genomic window:
- a CDS encoding response regulator transcription factor — protein sequence MKILIVEDEQNISSFIERGLNISGFETEICNDGLHAWEKLQITDYDLIIMDIIMPFMSGLELCKAYRQKFGYTTPVILLTALSTTEDIVRGLNAGADDYIIKPFKLVELEARINALLRRSKVSAEIQDDKILQISNLKLDTNTKEAIRDGNIIYLTAKEYLLLEYFMKNPNRVLSRQTLLENVWDINFDTNTNIVDVYVNYIRNKIQPEGTDKLIHTVIGLGYILKEE from the coding sequence ATGAAAATACTGATTGTAGAAGACGAGCAGAATATCAGTTCGTTTATTGAGCGAGGTTTAAATATAAGCGGATTTGAAACAGAGATATGTAATGACGGATTACATGCATGGGAAAAATTACAAATCACAGATTATGATTTAATCATTATGGATATAATAATGCCTTTTATGTCAGGATTGGAGCTTTGTAAGGCTTATCGGCAAAAATTTGGCTATACCACCCCTGTAATCCTACTTACAGCATTATCTACAACCGAGGATATTGTAAGAGGCCTTAATGCCGGAGCCGATGATTATATCATCAAGCCGTTTAAGCTGGTTGAACTTGAAGCTCGGATTAATGCATTGTTAAGGCGTTCGAAAGTCAGTGCGGAAATACAAGATGATAAAATTTTACAAATTTCTAATTTAAAATTAGATACAAATACGAAGGAGGCTATTCGTGATGGTAATATAATTTATCTCACAGCTAAAGAATATTTATTGCTCGAGTATTTCATGAAAAATCCCAATAGAGTGCTTTCGCGTCAAACTCTATTAGAAAACGTATGGGATATTAATTTCGACACGAATACAAATATCGTAGATGTATATGTTAACTATATACGAAATAAGATTCAGCCTGAAGGAACGGATAAGCTAATTCATACAGTTATTGGATTAGGATATATATTAAAAGAAGAATGA
- a CDS encoding acyltransferase family protein — MEVKISSRLLSLDVLRGITIAGMILVNNPGSWGHIYAPLRHAEWNGLTPTDLIFPFFMFIMGISTFISLRKFNFEFSVPTLRKILKRTFVIFLIGLGLSWLGVSFGTYHGLAADNLEFWERLGRSVTNFEHLRILGVMQRLALTYGITSLIAIFIKHKYIPYIIVVGLIGYFLLLLFGNGFATEGYNILAVTDQSILGLNHMYTEFGLDPEGILSTIPAVCHVLIGFYCGKILMEIKDNQQRMLHLFIIGAILTFSGFLLSYGCPINKKIWSPTFVLTTCGLGATFLSLLIWIIDVKGYKKWSVFFESFGVNPLFIYVLAGVMATIIESIHLNCQEVMSIKDCFYTQILKSICGDYFGSLIYALCFISILWIIGNILYKKKIFIKI; from the coding sequence ATGGAAGTAAAAATTAGCAGTCGCCTTTTATCTCTCGATGTTTTGAGAGGTATCACCATCGCCGGAATGATACTTGTGAACAACCCCGGATCATGGGGGCATATATATGCTCCGTTGAGACATGCCGAGTGGAATGGATTAACTCCCACAGACCTTATCTTTCCGTTTTTCATGTTCATTATGGGTATTTCTACCTTTATCTCGTTACGGAAATTCAACTTTGAGTTTTCTGTGCCCACGCTAAGAAAAATACTAAAACGTACATTCGTTATATTTCTTATCGGTCTGGGACTTTCTTGGTTGGGTGTTTCATTCGGTACATATCATGGCTTAGCTGCCGATAATCTGGAATTTTGGGAACGGTTGGGCAGATCCGTCACCAATTTTGAACATCTGCGTATTCTAGGTGTGATGCAACGCTTGGCACTTACGTATGGAATAACATCTCTGATCGCTATCTTTATAAAACATAAGTATATACCGTATATAATTGTAGTCGGGCTGATTGGTTATTTCTTGCTTTTACTTTTCGGAAATGGCTTTGCTACGGAAGGATACAATATCCTAGCAGTGACAGATCAGAGTATTCTTGGACTAAATCATATGTACACAGAGTTCGGTCTCGATCCCGAAGGTATTTTGAGTACAATCCCTGCTGTGTGTCATGTATTGATCGGTTTTTATTGTGGGAAAATACTGATGGAAATAAAAGATAACCAACAAAGGATGCTTCACCTGTTTATTATAGGTGCAATACTTACCTTCTCTGGCTTTCTGTTGAGTTACGGCTGTCCTATAAATAAGAAGATATGGTCTCCGACATTTGTTCTGACTACATGTGGATTGGGTGCTACCTTCTTATCGCTGCTTATATGGATCATCGATGTGAAGGGGTATAAAAAGTGGTCGGTATTTTTCGAATCGTTTGGGGTGAATCCTTTGTTTATATATGTCCTAGCTGGCGTTATGGCGACTATCATTGAAAGTATTCATTTGAATTGTCAAGAAGTAATGAGTATTAAGGATTGTTTTTATACTCAAATTTTGAAATCTATTTGTGGAGATTATTTCGGGTCATTAATCTATGCCTTATGTTTCATCTCTATTCTTTGGATAATTGGCAACATATTATATAAGAAGAAAATATTCATAAAGATTTAA
- a CDS encoding beta-N-acetylhexosaminidase → MKFRIFLLCLCFIIQTQGGFSQKLNCETPQLIPKPQKEIYSNLFLRLPSVITISNDIDMNAKSILEKALLESLNIEVSYNSNENSLIRFFVDKQLPDEAYHIKIDTVHIDIHASGSAGSLWAIQTLHQMIESISLTSAGQIKQLPVTEIEDYPRYKWRGFHLDVARHFFTKEYLLKTIERLSFYKINKLHLHLNDDQGWRIEIDKYPLLTEIGAWRSFDKYDSICIRQSEYNPDMQIDKRFIRNDSKYGGFYTKADMREIIAHAQKYGIEIIPEIDMPGHMSAAIRAYPWLSCTGNTGWGKEFSYPICPCDPKVIDFAKDIYSEIAELFPSPFVHIGADEVERDTWELNADCKRQMKKHKMKSSADLQTFFVNEIQKSLKEKGKKTIVWDDAAVDDIENEVYVTFWRDWMNENANMIVEKGNPMIFMTWSHFYLSARPSFKQWKELYEFDITKDYPNMTESKVIGYQACVWTEEIPNEIKLEEHVYPALQAYSELIWSNKRNWQDFLQRMSLHNRIMDREGIHYRSYTY, encoded by the coding sequence ATGAAGTTTAGAATATTCCTCTTGTGTCTGTGTTTTATTATACAGACACAGGGCGGGTTTTCTCAGAAATTAAATTGTGAAACCCCTCAATTGATACCAAAGCCTCAAAAAGAGATATACTCTAATCTATTTCTACGTTTGCCATCGGTAATAACGATAAGCAACGATATAGATATGAATGCCAAAAGCATACTTGAAAAAGCATTATTGGAATCTTTGAACATAGAGGTCTCTTATAACTCGAATGAAAATAGCCTAATACGTTTCTTTGTAGATAAACAACTACCTGATGAAGCATATCATATTAAGATAGACACAGTACATATTGATATCCATGCATCCGGTTCCGCCGGAAGCCTTTGGGCGATACAAACTTTGCATCAGATGATAGAATCTATTTCTCTCACATCTGCAGGTCAAATCAAACAATTACCTGTTACAGAAATAGAAGATTATCCTCGATATAAGTGGCGAGGGTTTCATTTGGATGTGGCTCGACATTTCTTTACCAAAGAGTATTTATTAAAAACGATAGAACGCTTATCATTTTATAAAATAAACAAGCTGCATTTGCACTTAAACGATGATCAGGGATGGCGAATCGAAATAGATAAATATCCACTATTAACAGAAATCGGTGCATGGAGATCTTTTGATAAATATGACTCGATCTGTATACGTCAATCGGAATATAACCCGGATATGCAAATAGATAAACGTTTTATTCGAAATGACTCTAAGTATGGCGGATTTTACACTAAAGCTGATATGCGGGAAATCATCGCACATGCACAAAAGTATGGCATAGAAATTATACCAGAAATAGATATGCCGGGACACATGTCTGCTGCGATCAGAGCATATCCGTGGCTGTCTTGCACCGGAAATACAGGCTGGGGTAAAGAGTTTTCGTATCCTATATGTCCGTGTGATCCTAAAGTGATAGATTTTGCAAAAGACATATATTCTGAAATAGCAGAACTATTTCCTTCACCTTTTGTACATATTGGAGCTGATGAAGTAGAAAGAGATACTTGGGAATTGAATGCTGATTGTAAAAGACAAATGAAAAAGCACAAAATGAAATCATCAGCCGATTTGCAGACTTTCTTTGTAAATGAAATTCAAAAGTCGCTAAAGGAAAAAGGGAAAAAGACTATCGTATGGGACGATGCAGCTGTCGATGATATCGAAAATGAGGTATATGTGACTTTCTGGCGCGATTGGATGAATGAAAATGCGAACATGATTGTAGAGAAAGGAAATCCGATGATTTTTATGACATGGAGCCATTTCTATCTAAGTGCGAGACCTTCATTTAAACAATGGAAAGAATTATATGAATTTGATATAACAAAGGATTATCCCAACATGACAGAATCTAAAGTAATCGGTTATCAGGCCTGTGTATGGACAGAAGAAATTCCAAATGAGATAAAACTAGAAGAACATGTATACCCTGCTTTACAAGCTTATAGTGAGCTGATATGGAGTAATAAACGAAACTGGCAGGATTTTTTGCAACGCATGAGTTTACACAACCGTATTATGGATAGAGAAGGAATACATTATCGCTCTTATACTTATTAA
- a CDS encoding family 20 glycosylhydrolase, with protein sequence MKYIIYLITSMFIMSACINQKNLNKSPVSLMWEMGRNGIEPGYYENTFYLINHSNDSLRGNWIIYYNQMPAAVKPDPTSPVIVQQISSTYYKIAPSTSYRPLASGDTLKITFRCAGSILKNAGVPEGAYIVMLDEKGKESVPYSVAINSKPFLHDYQWSRVGESELPYPDGKMVYESNLIFSEQVPLKKTDIFPSLKHLKENGGEFSFTKDVSLKYDPAFANEANLLKEKLEKLYGCNIVDKAAVTINLRKESYVGKNKEYYQMELNNGSIEITGNTPHAIFNGVQTLLAFIHSKDLPYSLPNVSISDYPDLEYRGQMLDVARNFSSKENILKLIDILSMYKMSVLHLHLTDDEGWRIEIPGLEELTTVGARRGHTLDEKECLYPAYGSGWNANDENSIGNGYFTRSDFIEILKYAQKHHIRVIPEIDLPGHARAAIKAMSARYYKYIKSDKKKAEEYLLTDFADTSRYISAQSYTDNVINVALPSVYSFVKKVVNEVDLMYKDAGMELSVLHLGGDEVPHGAWEGSDIAMAFMKEKGFKETRELKDYFIEQIIPFFKEKNIQLGAWQEVGLLPDETVNKKFSGDNVLSYCWNTVPEWNGDEIPYRLANAGYPIILCNVSNLYFDLSYNKHENEPGAYWGGFVNEYNSFNVVPYDIYKSVRSDMSGNRIDITKVSNKKIALSPNAYNEIKGMQGQLWAETIRNFDMVEYYLFPKMFGLIERAWNTHPEWEKELLSDKYTDALRLYNRKITEYELPRLNLLDIKFRIAHPGIEMIDGKLHVNTSIPNAEIRYTIDGSEPTVNSTLWTEPITCNAKEIRAKAFYCGRESVTTLYKYK encoded by the coding sequence ATGAAATACATCATTTATCTGATTACTTCTATGTTTATAATGTCGGCATGTATAAATCAGAAGAATCTAAACAAATCCCCTGTCTCATTAATGTGGGAAATGGGTAGAAATGGAATAGAGCCCGGATATTATGAAAATACATTTTATCTTATTAATCATAGCAATGATTCCTTACGGGGAAATTGGATTATCTACTATAATCAAATGCCGGCAGCTGTAAAGCCAGACCCGACATCACCTGTCATTGTGCAGCAAATCAGTTCTACTTATTACAAGATCGCTCCATCAACCTCATATCGTCCTTTAGCTTCGGGTGATACTTTAAAGATAACATTTCGTTGTGCAGGAAGTATTCTGAAAAATGCAGGAGTACCGGAAGGCGCATACATTGTTATGCTCGATGAAAAAGGAAAAGAGTCTGTACCGTATAGTGTTGCGATCAATTCCAAACCTTTTCTTCATGATTATCAATGGTCAAGAGTAGGAGAGAGTGAGTTGCCATATCCTGATGGAAAAATGGTTTATGAAAGTAATTTAATTTTTTCAGAGCAAGTACCTTTAAAGAAAACGGATATCTTCCCATCGCTGAAACATCTGAAGGAGAATGGCGGAGAATTTTCCTTTACAAAAGATGTTAGCCTGAAATATGATCCAGCGTTTGCGAATGAAGCAAATCTATTGAAAGAAAAGCTTGAAAAACTATATGGCTGTAATATTGTAGATAAGGCTGCTGTAACTATAAATCTGAGAAAAGAATCGTATGTAGGCAAAAATAAAGAATACTATCAAATGGAACTGAATAATGGCTCCATTGAAATTACTGGAAATACACCTCATGCAATTTTTAACGGGGTTCAAACACTTTTAGCATTTATACATAGTAAAGATTTACCATATAGCTTACCGAATGTAAGTATATCTGATTATCCCGATCTCGAGTACCGAGGTCAAATGTTAGACGTTGCTCGTAACTTTTCTTCTAAAGAAAATATATTGAAGCTTATAGATATTTTATCAATGTATAAAATGAGCGTTTTACATTTACATTTGACAGATGATGAAGGTTGGCGGATAGAAATTCCCGGTTTAGAGGAACTGACAACAGTTGGAGCTCGCAGAGGTCATACTCTTGACGAGAAGGAATGTCTATATCCTGCCTATGGAAGTGGATGGAATGCTAATGATGAAAATTCGATAGGAAATGGTTATTTTACTAGAAGCGACTTTATAGAAATCCTTAAATATGCACAGAAGCATCATATTAGAGTTATCCCCGAAATAGATCTACCCGGGCATGCACGAGCAGCGATTAAGGCTATGAGTGCTCGCTATTATAAATATATAAAATCTGATAAGAAGAAGGCAGAAGAATATTTACTTACTGATTTTGCAGATACATCACGTTATATCTCGGCGCAAAGTTATACTGATAATGTTATCAATGTAGCTCTACCATCAGTATATAGCTTTGTGAAAAAGGTTGTAAACGAAGTAGATTTGATGTATAAAGATGCCGGAATGGAATTATCTGTTTTACATCTGGGGGGTGATGAAGTTCCCCATGGAGCTTGGGAAGGTTCGGATATTGCAATGGCATTTATGAAGGAGAAAGGCTTCAAGGAAACGAGAGAGTTGAAGGACTATTTTATTGAACAGATCATCCCTTTCTTTAAAGAAAAGAATATACAACTAGGCGCATGGCAGGAAGTTGGTTTATTACCTGATGAAACGGTAAATAAGAAGTTTTCCGGAGATAATGTTTTAAGTTATTGCTGGAATACAGTTCCAGAGTGGAATGGAGATGAGATTCCTTATAGATTGGCTAATGCAGGTTATCCTATTATTTTATGCAATGTTTCCAATTTGTATTTTGACTTATCATATAACAAACACGAAAATGAACCCGGAGCTTATTGGGGCGGTTTTGTAAATGAGTATAATTCGTTTAATGTTGTACCATATGATATATATAAGTCTGTACGATCAGATATGAGTGGTAATCGGATAGATATAACAAAGGTATCTAACAAAAAAATAGCTTTATCGCCAAATGCCTATAACGAAATAAAAGGCATGCAAGGACAATTATGGGCAGAAACCATACGCAATTTTGATATGGTTGAATACTATTTGTTTCCTAAGATGTTTGGTCTTATAGAGAGAGCTTGGAATACTCATCCTGAATGGGAGAAAGAGCTGTTAAGCGATAAATATACAGATGCATTGCGCCTATATAACAGAAAGATAACTGAGTACGAGTTGCCTCGCCTTAATCTTCTGGATATTAAATTTCGTATTGCTCATCCCGGCATAGAGATGATCGATGGCAAATTACATGTAAATACATCTATTCCTAATGCTGAAATCAGGTATACAATAGATGGATCGGAACCTACAGTTAATTCTACTCTTTGGACTGAACCTATAACTTGTAATGCAAAAGAAATAAGGGCGAAAGCTTTTTATTGTGGACGAGAAAGTGTAACCACATTATACAAATACAAATAA
- a CDS encoding TolB family protein, giving the protein MNTYWLKSLIICSLGLSLFSCNDNDDNNKTETPPVITEAPTLKGKLVYHNYTTYDTEDSKMYIYDFGTNELKCISENWKIRNAMNAHFSPDGKQITFMGIGEDTNTWDIFLYDLSGTTQPVNLTTYDGTRDEDPKFSPDGKRIAFKQDFRVAELNLETGKVTKLSPVDYSMPYYNADGTKLICSKGDGATSSIAVIDIKSKSIKTLYDAPKVQDYYPINADETSFYYSVGYSETNRVDQVYRGFWSGLKSKRLPFNNTDGDYSDAYPVNNDWVIICSTRTGSLGGYDLYIANVVSGEIFPMTDYNKNINTPKNELGPCVYIQK; this is encoded by the coding sequence ATGAATACATATTGGTTAAAATCTCTGATAATATGCAGTTTAGGGCTCTCTCTATTTAGCTGCAATGATAACGATGATAATAACAAAACAGAGACACCTCCTGTTATAACCGAGGCCCCAACCTTAAAAGGCAAACTAGTATATCACAATTATACAACCTATGACACTGAAGATTCTAAAATGTACATTTATGATTTTGGTACAAATGAATTGAAATGTATAAGTGAAAACTGGAAAATACGCAACGCTATGAATGCGCATTTTTCTCCCGATGGTAAACAGATCACTTTTATGGGAATAGGAGAAGATACAAATACATGGGATATCTTTTTATACGATCTTTCGGGAACAACACAGCCTGTAAATCTTACAACATATGACGGAACAAGAGATGAAGATCCTAAATTTTCCCCTGATGGGAAACGTATAGCTTTCAAACAAGATTTTAGGGTTGCCGAACTCAATTTGGAAACAGGGAAAGTAACAAAACTTAGTCCTGTAGATTATTCGATGCCTTACTATAATGCCGATGGGACAAAGCTTATTTGTTCGAAAGGCGATGGAGCAACATCTTCTATTGCTGTAATCGATATTAAAAGTAAATCTATAAAAACACTTTATGATGCACCTAAAGTTCAGGATTATTATCCTATAAATGCGGATGAAACATCATTCTATTATTCTGTGGGATATTCCGAAACAAACCGTGTAGATCAAGTATATCGTGGATTTTGGAGCGGATTGAAAAGTAAACGCCTCCCTTTTAATAATACAGACGGAGATTATTCTGATGCTTATCCGGTAAACAATGATTGGGTTATTATCTGTAGCACACGTACCGGAAGCCTTGGAGGATATGATCTATATATTGCAAATGTTGTATCGGGAGAAATTTTTCCGATGACAGACTATAATAAAAATATAAACACTCCGAAAAATGAATTAGGACCGTGTGTCTATATTCAAAAATAA
- a CDS encoding DUF5016 domain-containing protein, with the protein MKTFKILFLLIFISAIFVSCSDNDDSSTIVVPVIESLAIKGNENINLGDSIYFDAKVSDAVRPLSTLEVELVANDVVISSKSIRTKGNSVSLDNISLFVPFTSNIATGDELKVNFTLINVDGGETKEQKTLKAIRPELPETLYLILSDKSVIELHAKENTPYIYESEEGGYPSTFSTKIATSEDLAQANYVWNAGIDDNVASIGDRFGSDIKFSYSNWLVKKIIFDAFSFNFDIEGLRLVIKVNNVQMMASGNYLYASVDFTKGQEFSISGIDNIEQAYNRDFFEYNAETKTYKFIGESGKWDVYYSLEYNYIWVNRMTDVAPVTYWIIGHGFTSSPTWNSAFNSIGWDLNDVKQLAYMRLLEPNKYQATVYLSDQHDWGGFDIQIFSNRTWDAQFAVFSNDLFTGDSSGVSAAGGSMADLVGGEGFIPGYYRITLDVSDGLNKSKVDFKRLP; encoded by the coding sequence ATGAAGACATTTAAAATATTATTTTTATTGATTTTTATATCTGCCATTTTCGTATCATGTAGTGACAATGATGATAGTTCTACAATCGTAGTCCCAGTTATCGAGTCGCTGGCAATAAAGGGTAACGAAAATATTAATTTAGGCGATTCTATTTATTTTGATGCGAAAGTGAGCGATGCAGTTCGTCCTCTTTCTACTCTCGAGGTGGAATTAGTGGCCAACGATGTTGTTATCAGTAGTAAGTCTATACGAACAAAAGGTAATTCTGTATCGCTAGATAATATTTCTTTGTTTGTGCCATTTACTTCCAATATTGCTACAGGAGATGAGCTGAAAGTCAATTTCACTTTGATAAATGTGGATGGAGGTGAAACTAAAGAGCAAAAAACACTTAAAGCTATCCGGCCCGAGTTACCAGAGACTCTCTATCTTATATTAAGTGATAAATCTGTAATAGAGTTGCATGCAAAAGAAAATACTCCATACATCTATGAATCGGAAGAAGGAGGATATCCAAGTACTTTCAGTACTAAAATAGCAACATCTGAAGACCTTGCACAAGCCAACTATGTATGGAATGCAGGTATTGATGATAATGTAGCATCTATTGGAGATAGATTTGGTAGCGATATTAAATTTTCATATAGTAACTGGCTTGTTAAAAAAATTATATTCGATGCGTTTTCTTTCAATTTTGATATAGAAGGCTTGAGACTGGTCATCAAGGTAAATAATGTACAGATGATGGCCTCCGGAAATTACTTATATGCAAGTGTAGACTTTACCAAAGGACAAGAATTTTCTATATCAGGTATTGATAATATAGAACAAGCTTACAATAGAGACTTTTTCGAATATAATGCTGAAACAAAAACATACAAATTTATAGGTGAATCCGGCAAGTGGGATGTGTATTATTCATTGGAGTATAATTATATATGGGTTAACAGGATGACAGATGTGGCTCCGGTTACATATTGGATCATTGGACATGGATTTACTTCATCTCCTACTTGGAATAGTGCATTTAATTCTATAGGATGGGATCTCAATGATGTGAAACAGTTAGCTTACATGCGCCTTTTAGAACCAAATAAGTACCAGGCAACTGTTTATCTGTCAGATCAGCATGATTGGGGAGGGTTTGATATCCAAATATTTAGTAATCGTACATGGGATGCCCAATTCGCTGTTTTTTCGAATGACTTATTTACCGGAGATTCATCCGGAGTGAGTGCAGCAGGCGGAAGCATGGCAGATTTGGTCGGAGGAGAAGGTTTTATTCCTGGTTATTACCGTATTACACTAGATGTTTCTGACGGTTTGAACAAATCTAAAGTTGATTTTAAAAGACTTCCTTGA
- a CDS encoding RagB/SusD family nutrient uptake outer membrane protein, which yields MKTNIKLLAFISCLFITYSCGDFLDNEPLSDFTGDPQSSSNLESKYTSVTDAEAELNGAYNKFKQDIFQFENFSYGDIQSDNCYAGGDGVPGEEVDGIRVTSMNSKTKLMWAQYYEMGGAATSVIENTRLMKTNIDDATRKRIIAEAKFIRAYAYFDIVRIWGDAPLMIELIPAITAENLEELYPKLYPARTLSDDIYTQIIKDLEEAIPDLGSMSQGAFKATKGAANGLLAKVYATRGEKSGRNYSKVVELCDKVIADGYKLVTNYDDLWNPANKYTTESIFEVYYDATSPNWAYWVLYSEEDGSITWRRYCTPTHDLISKFNPDDKRFGSTIVYKEVPYDTYFPSSNYPIANKIRQKDSEIILMRLADILLLKAEALVELNKISEAMNIVNTIRDRAGLKKLSTTLSQGDARLSVEQERQFELALEGQRWYDLLRNDRMVEVMRQHKDKNGKLLFPNLEEFHKLWPVPQTEKDSNPNLTQNPGY from the coding sequence ATGAAAACAAATATAAAATTATTAGCCTTTATATCATGTCTATTTATCACCTATTCCTGTGGCGATTTTCTAGACAATGAACCTTTATCTGATTTTACAGGAGATCCGCAGAGTTCTTCTAATCTGGAATCTAAATATACATCAGTAACGGATGCTGAAGCCGAACTAAACGGTGCTTATAATAAATTTAAACAAGATATTTTTCAATTTGAGAATTTCAGTTATGGGGATATCCAGTCAGACAATTGCTATGCCGGAGGTGATGGAGTTCCGGGTGAAGAAGTGGACGGTATCAGGGTAACATCTATGAACTCGAAAACCAAACTGATGTGGGCTCAATATTATGAAATGGGAGGAGCAGCAACAAGTGTAATAGAAAATACACGTTTGATGAAAACAAATATTGATGATGCTACTCGCAAACGAATTATTGCCGAAGCTAAGTTTATAAGGGCTTATGCATATTTCGATATTGTAAGAATATGGGGCGATGCCCCTCTGATGATAGAATTGATACCTGCTATTACGGCCGAGAATTTAGAAGAACTATACCCTAAACTATATCCTGCACGTACTCTTTCAGACGATATCTATACACAGATAATTAAAGATTTGGAAGAAGCTATTCCAGATTTGGGTAGCATGTCTCAAGGTGCATTTAAAGCGACCAAAGGAGCGGCAAATGGTTTGTTGGCAAAAGTATACGCTACTCGAGGAGAAAAGTCTGGACGTAACTATTCTAAAGTTGTAGAACTATGTGATAAAGTGATTGCAGATGGTTATAAATTAGTGACAAACTATGATGATTTATGGAATCCGGCAAATAAATATACAACAGAAAGCATCTTTGAAGTATATTATGATGCTACCTCACCCAACTGGGCATATTGGGTATTGTACAGTGAAGAAGATGGTTCTATTACATGGCGCCGCTACTGTACACCGACACATGATCTGATCTCTAAATTCAACCCTGATGACAAACGCTTTGGATCAACAATTGTTTATAAAGAAGTACCATATGATACCTACTTCCCGTCAAGCAATTATCCTATTGCAAATAAAATCCGCCAAAAAGATTCAGAGATTATATTAATGCGATTAGCAGACATACTTCTCCTTAAAGCTGAAGCATTAGTTGAATTAAATAAGATTAGCGAAGCTATGAATATTGTAAATACGATTCGCGATCGTGCCGGATTAAAGAAATTATCAACAACTTTATCTCAAGGAGATGCTCGTTTATCCGTTGAACAAGAACGTCAATTTGAGCTTGCTTTGGAAGGACAACGCTGGTATGATCTGTTACGCAATGACAGAATGGTGGAAGTTATGCGTCAACATAAAGACAAAAATGGAAAATTACTTTTCCCAAACCTAGAAGAATTTCATAAGCTATGGCCTGTGCCTCAGACAGAGAAAGATTCAAATCCCAACCTAACACAAAATCCGGGTTATTAA